GGCTCGCCTACGACTACACCGCCGGCTGGATCACCCTGCGGATCCACTCCGCCCTCGACGCCGTGGGCCTCACCGCGGCCTTCGCCACCGAACTCGGCGCACACGGCCTGAGCTGCAACGTCATCGCCGGCTACCACCACGACCACCTCTTCGTGGCAGCCGACCGCGCGGCCGAGGCCGTGGCCGTCCTGGAGGAGCTCGCGGCACGTTCCGCGCGGGGCTGACCCGCCCCCGAAGAGAAGATCGGATTCTTATCCGAGAGTGGGATCCCCTCGCGCGTGCGCGGGCGTACGCTGATCTCCCGAGCCGGCCTGGGGGGTACCAGCCATGACGGAACGCCGGACCCGCACACGGCGCACGCTCTTCGAACGCGAAGCCGAACTCGTCGCCGTCGACGAGGCGCTGGACCGGCTCACCGGCGCCGGCCCCGACACCGGCGGCGGCCTGCTCGCCCTCTCCGGCCCGGCCGGCCTCGGCAAGACCACCCTCCTCGCCGAAGTACGCCGCCGCGCCCTCGCCCGCTCCTGCACCCTGCTCGCCGCACGCGGCGGTGAACAGGAGCAGACCCAGCCCTTCCACGTCGCCCGGCAGCTCATCCAGCCCCAGCTGGCCGGCCGCCCGGAAGCCGAACTGCGCGCCGCGCTCGGCAGCTGGTACGCCATCGTCGGCCCCGCCCTCGGCCTCTGCGCCCCCGCGCAGGGCGCCCCGCCCGACCCGCAGGGCCTGCGCGACGGGCTCGACTGGGTCCTCACCCACCTCACCGTGCAGCGCGCCCCCGTCGTCCTCGTCCTGGACGACGCCCACTGGGCCGACCCCGAGTCCCTCGGCTGGCTCGCCGCCTTCGCCCCGCGCGCCGAACACCTTCCGCTGCTCCTCGTCACCGCCTACCGCCCCGACGAACTCCCCGCGGACGCCGAGGCCTTCCGTACGCTGCCCGGCCGGGCCGGACAGCGCCCGCTCAGCCTTGCCCCGCTCAGCGCGGCCGCCGTCTCCACCCTGGTCCGCGAGGCGGTCGGGGCACACGCCGAGGAAGCCTTCTGCCGCGAGGCCTGGGCCGTCACCACCGGCAACCCCTTCGAGGCCGTCGAACTCACCGCCAAGGTCCGCGCCAAGGGCCTCGACCCCACCTCGGCCAGCGCCCCGCTGCTGCGCGACCTCGCCGCGGCCCAGCGCGGCAGCGGGCTCGTCGCCCGCCTCCACAGCCTCGGCCCCTCCACCGTCCGCTTCGCCTGGGCCTGCGCCGTCCTCGGCACCGCCATCCCGCGGCGGATCGCCGCCCGGGTCGCCGTCCTCGGCGCCGAAGAGGCCGCCGACGCCACCGGCCGGCTCCGCGACGCCCGCATCCTGTCGGCCCCGCCGGCGGAGAGGGCACCCGGCGAAGAGGAGGACACCGGGCTGGAGTTCGTCCACCCGCTGATCGCCACCGCCATATACCGCGCCATCCCCGACGCCCTGCGCGTCGCCCTGCACGGCAGGGCGGCGGCCGCCGTCGTCGACGCCGGGCTCGGCTCCTCCGCGGCCGCCCGCCACCTGCTGGAGACCCAGCCCGAGAACGACCCCTGGGTGGTACGCACCCTGCGCGAGGCCGCCGCCGAGAACCTCCGGGCCGGCGCCCCCGAAGCCGCCCGCCGCCAGCTCGCCCGCGCCCTGGAAGAGCCCCCGGACTTCGGCGAACGCGCCGCCGTGCTCTACGAACTCGGCTGCGCCTCCCTGCTCACCGAACCCGCCAACACCGTCAACCACCTGCGCGCCGCCCTCGCCGAACCCTTCGACGACCCCGCGCTGCGCCAGGGCATCGTCATCCGGCTCGCCCAGGTCCTCGCCCACAGCGACCACCTCGCCGCCGCCTCGGAGCTGCTCGGCCGCGAGATACCGCGCACCCACGACGTGCGCGCCCGGCTGCGCCTGCAGTCCGAACAGTTCATGTGGGACGCCTTCAACGCCGCCGAAACCGACTCCCCGGCCCGCTCCCGCCGCCTGGCCCGACTGGCCGACCGCCTCACCGGCCGGGACCTCACCGAGCGCTACGTCATCGGCCTGCGCGCCTGGGACGCCTGCCTGCGCGGAGAGCCCCTCGACGTGGCCCTGCACCACGCGGGCCGGGTCCTGCGGGAGCCCTTCAGCTGGGCCCACGAGGACCGCGGCTTCGAGGTACCGGTGCTCGCCGCGATGGTCCACATGTACGCCGACCGGCCCGGGCGCGCCGAGGAACTCTTCGAGGAGGGCACCGCCGAATTCGAACGCCAGGGCTGGCACGGCGCCCACCTGTCCTTCGCGTACAGCCTGCGCGCCTACATCCGCTTCCGGCGCGGACGGCTCGTGGAGGCCGAGGAACTGGCCCGCGCCGGACTGCGGCTCGCCGAGCGCGTGGGCCCCCGTACGCCCGTGCACTGGTACGCGATCGCCATCCTCCTCACCACCCTGGTGGCCCGGGGCCGGGTCGATGAGGCCTGGCGGCTGGCACGGGAACACCAGTACGGGGAACCCTTCCCCGCCGCCGTCGTCTTCCCCGACTCGCAGACCGTGTACGCCGAACTGCTCCTGGCCGGCGGCGACCGGAAGGCGGCCGCCGCCGAACTGGAGGCGGTCGGCCGGAGGCTGACCCCGCGCGGGATCCAGAACCCGGCCTGGTGCCCCTGGCAGCTGCTCCTCGCCCGCACGGTGGCCCCCGACGACCCCGCCAGGGCCCGCGCCCTGGCCGCCGAGGCCCTGCGCCGGGCCCGGGCCTTCGGCGCGCCCTCCGCCATCGGCCAGGCCCTGCGCGTCGCGGCGGAGGTGGCCGCCCCGCAGGACCGGGCCGCCCTGCTGCGCGAGGCGGTGGCCCTGCTGGAGGACTCCCCGGCGGCCTACGAACTGGCCCGGGCCCT
The Streptomyces sp. NBC_00091 genome window above contains:
- a CDS encoding AAA family ATPase, which produces MTERRTRTRRTLFEREAELVAVDEALDRLTGAGPDTGGGLLALSGPAGLGKTTLLAEVRRRALARSCTLLAARGGEQEQTQPFHVARQLIQPQLAGRPEAELRAALGSWYAIVGPALGLCAPAQGAPPDPQGLRDGLDWVLTHLTVQRAPVVLVLDDAHWADPESLGWLAAFAPRAEHLPLLLVTAYRPDELPADAEAFRTLPGRAGQRPLSLAPLSAAAVSTLVREAVGAHAEEAFCREAWAVTTGNPFEAVELTAKVRAKGLDPTSASAPLLRDLAAAQRGSGLVARLHSLGPSTVRFAWACAVLGTAIPRRIAARVAVLGAEEAADATGRLRDARILSAPPAERAPGEEEDTGLEFVHPLIATAIYRAIPDALRVALHGRAAAAVVDAGLGSSAAARHLLETQPENDPWVVRTLREAAAENLRAGAPEAARRQLARALEEPPDFGERAAVLYELGCASLLTEPANTVNHLRAALAEPFDDPALRQGIVIRLAQVLAHSDHLAAASELLGREIPRTHDVRARLRLQSEQFMWDAFNAAETDSPARSRRLARLADRLTGRDLTERYVIGLRAWDACLRGEPLDVALHHAGRVLREPFSWAHEDRGFEVPVLAAMVHMYADRPGRAEELFEEGTAEFERQGWHGAHLSFAYSLRAYIRFRRGRLVEAEELARAGLRLAERVGPRTPVHWYAIAILLTTLVARGRVDEAWRLAREHQYGEPFPAAVVFPDSQTVYAELLLAGGDRKAAAAELEAVGRRLTPRGIQNPAWCPWQLLLARTVAPDDPARARALAAEALRRARAFGAPSAIGQALRVAAEVAAPQDRAALLREAVALLEDSPAAYELARALAALGTELQDPGLLTRALLTSRTCGADALEASTARALEAFAQRAS
- a CDS encoding ACT domain-containing protein; amino-acid sequence: MSGENDLRTLLSGMRPELNEGRYVFCTVPDGTVPAGTAPVATVREAEGLTLVLRQEDADAAGLAYDYTAGWITLRIHSALDAVGLTAAFATELGAHGLSCNVIAGYHHDHLFVAADRAAEAVAVLEELAARSARG